One genomic segment of Bradyrhizobium diazoefficiens includes these proteins:
- a CDS encoding phosphoenolpyruvate carboxykinase gives MQETGVRNGAFGADKFGLRNLKQVHWNLGAPQLYQYSLSAGEAVLSADGALCADTGEFTGRSPKDKFTVRDATTDKKMWWAGNQSITAEQFEALYQDFLKHAEGKALFAQDLYGGADPAYRIKTRVFTELAWHSLFIRTLLIRPEAVELSSFTPELTIIDMPSFRADPKRHGCRSENVVAIDFARKIVLIGGSYYAGEMKKSVFTTLNYYLPERGVMPMHCSANVGAKGDTAIFFGLSGTGKTTLSADPNRTLIGDDEHGWGPNGVFNFEGGCYAKCIKLSQEAEPEIYAASTRFGAVLENCVLDEDTRVVDFDDGSKTENTRSAYPLDFIPNASRTGRAPQPKNMVMLAADAFGVLPPIAKLSPAQAMYHFLSGYTAKVAGTERGLGNEPQPEFSTCFGSPFLPLDPSVYGNMLRDLIAQHNVDCWLVNTGWTGGKYGTGSRMPIKVTRALLTAALDGSLRNVEFRTDKYFGFAVPTALPGVPSEILNPVNTWKDKDEFDKTARALVGMFQKNFAKFEAQVDAEVRAAAPDLKLAAE, from the coding sequence GTGCAAGAGACGGGCGTGCGCAACGGTGCCTTCGGCGCCGACAAATTCGGCTTAAGGAATCTCAAGCAGGTTCACTGGAACCTCGGTGCGCCGCAACTCTACCAATACTCGCTCTCCGCGGGCGAGGCGGTGCTCTCCGCCGACGGCGCGCTCTGCGCCGACACCGGCGAGTTCACCGGCCGCAGCCCCAAGGACAAGTTCACGGTGCGTGACGCCACCACCGACAAGAAGATGTGGTGGGCCGGCAACCAGTCGATCACCGCAGAGCAGTTCGAGGCTCTCTACCAGGACTTCCTCAAGCACGCCGAAGGCAAGGCGCTGTTCGCGCAGGACCTCTACGGCGGCGCCGATCCGGCCTACCGGATCAAGACGCGGGTCTTCACCGAACTCGCCTGGCACTCGCTGTTCATCCGCACGCTCTTGATCCGCCCCGAGGCGGTCGAGCTGTCGAGCTTCACGCCGGAGCTCACTATCATCGACATGCCGAGCTTCCGCGCTGATCCCAAACGCCACGGCTGCAGGTCGGAGAACGTCGTCGCGATCGATTTCGCCCGCAAGATCGTCCTGATCGGCGGGTCTTATTATGCCGGCGAGATGAAGAAGTCGGTCTTCACCACGCTGAACTATTATCTGCCCGAGCGCGGCGTGATGCCGATGCACTGCTCGGCCAATGTCGGCGCGAAGGGCGATACCGCGATCTTCTTCGGGCTGTCAGGCACCGGCAAGACCACGCTGTCGGCCGACCCGAACCGCACGCTGATCGGCGACGATGAGCACGGCTGGGGCCCGAACGGCGTCTTCAATTTCGAAGGCGGCTGCTACGCCAAGTGCATCAAGCTGTCGCAGGAAGCCGAGCCCGAGATCTATGCGGCCTCGACGCGCTTCGGCGCCGTGCTCGAGAACTGCGTGCTCGACGAGGATACCCGCGTGGTCGATTTCGACGACGGCTCCAAGACCGAGAACACGCGTTCGGCCTATCCGCTCGATTTCATCCCGAACGCCTCGCGCACCGGCCGCGCGCCGCAGCCGAAGAACATGGTGATGCTCGCCGCCGACGCCTTCGGCGTGCTGCCGCCGATCGCCAAGCTCTCGCCCGCGCAGGCGATGTATCACTTCCTGTCCGGCTACACCGCCAAGGTTGCCGGCACCGAACGCGGTCTCGGCAACGAGCCGCAGCCGGAATTCTCGACCTGCTTCGGCTCGCCCTTCCTGCCGCTCGACCCGTCCGTCTACGGCAACATGCTGCGCGACCTCATCGCCCAGCACAATGTCGATTGCTGGCTGGTCAATACGGGGTGGACCGGCGGTAAGTACGGCACCGGCTCGCGCATGCCGATCAAGGTGACGCGCGCGCTGCTCACCGCCGCGCTCGACGGCTCGCTTCGCAACGTCGAATTCCGCACCGACAAGTACTTTGGCTTCGCCGTGCCGACCGCGCTGCCCGGCGTGCCGAGCGAGATCCTCAATCCGGTCAACACCTGGAAGGACAAGGACGAGTTCGACAAGACCGCGCGCGCGCTGGTCGGCATGTTCCAGAAGAACTTTGCCAAGTTCGAAGCCCAGGTCGACGCCGAGGTCCGCGCCGCCGCGCCGGACCTGAAGCTCGCGGCGGAGTAG
- a CDS encoding sensor histidine kinase: MLDRTQPDENQNAGDVMSNGVPEHVADDKPAAQGWRPLSWLKRAGQFFFALSFSSLTRRIVSLNLAGLVALVASILYLSQFRAGLIDARAQSLLVQAEIIAGAIGASATVQTNAITVDPERLLDLKLGESYGGIDDSLDFPINPERVAPVLSTLISPTKTRARIVDPNGTVLLDSRDLDAVRGIPLPPLSEKPGLIERMMVPVRTWLNRGDLPLYRELGRENGKGYVEVADALQGQKRSMVRVNARGEVIVSVAVPVLRSRAIHGALMLSTQGDDIDQMVTAERLAILKVGGVAAAVMIMLSLLLASTIAGPVRRLADSAERVRRRIKARIEIPDFTRRRDEIGHLSGALRDMTSALYSRIEAIEMFAADVAHELKNPLTSLRSAVETLPLARNENSRARLLEVIEHDVKRLDRLISDISDASRLDAELQRQDAIPVDLRRLLTTLVSVANETKLGHDVAVEMRFEGRGPTDTFAVTGHDSRLGQVVSNLLSNAQSFSEAGSKVRLTCRRVRGEIEIVVDDDGPGIRDDALERIFERFYTDRPHQGFGQNSGLGLSISKQIVDAHGGRIWAENRAGPPDEDGAPTVAGARFVVRLPAL; encoded by the coding sequence TTGCTTGACCGAACGCAGCCTGACGAGAACCAGAACGCCGGGGATGTCATGTCCAACGGCGTTCCGGAGCACGTTGCCGACGACAAGCCGGCCGCACAGGGCTGGCGGCCGCTGAGCTGGCTCAAGCGCGCCGGGCAGTTCTTCTTCGCGCTGTCCTTCTCGAGCCTGACCCGGCGCATCGTCTCGCTCAACCTCGCCGGCCTCGTCGCGCTGGTCGCGAGCATCCTTTACCTGTCACAATTCCGCGCCGGCCTGATCGACGCGCGGGCGCAGAGCCTGCTGGTGCAGGCCGAGATCATCGCCGGCGCCATCGGCGCGTCGGCGACCGTGCAGACCAACGCGATCACGGTCGACCCCGAGCGGCTGCTCGATCTGAAACTGGGTGAGAGCTACGGCGGAATAGACGATTCGCTGGATTTTCCGATCAATCCCGAGCGCGTGGCGCCGGTGCTGAGCACGCTGATCTCGCCGACCAAGACGCGCGCACGGATCGTCGATCCCAACGGGACCGTGCTGCTCGACAGCCGCGATCTCGATGCCGTGCGCGGCATTCCGCTGCCGCCATTGTCGGAAAAGCCGGGCCTGATCGAACGGATGATGGTCCCGGTGCGCACCTGGCTGAACCGCGGCGACCTGCCGCTCTATCGCGAGCTCGGGCGCGAGAACGGCAAGGGCTATGTGGAAGTCGCCGATGCACTCCAGGGCCAGAAGCGCTCGATGGTGCGGGTCAATGCGCGCGGCGAGGTGATCGTCTCGGTCGCGGTCCCCGTGCTGCGCTCGCGCGCCATCCATGGCGCGCTGATGCTGTCGACCCAGGGCGACGACATCGACCAGATGGTCACCGCCGAGCGCCTCGCCATCCTGAAAGTCGGCGGCGTCGCCGCGGCCGTCATGATCATGCTGTCGCTGCTGCTGGCGAGCACGATCGCGGGGCCGGTCCGCCGGCTCGCCGACAGCGCCGAGCGCGTCCGCCGCCGCATCAAGGCGCGCATCGAGATTCCCGACTTCACCCGCCGCCGCGACGAGATCGGCCATCTTTCCGGCGCGCTGCGCGACATGACCAGCGCGCTCTACAGCCGCATCGAGGCGATCGAGATGTTCGCCGCCGATGTCGCCCACGAATTGAAGAACCCGCTGACCTCGCTGCGCTCAGCGGTCGAGACGCTGCCGCTGGCGCGCAACGAGAACAGCCGCGCCCGCCTGCTCGAGGTGATCGAGCACGACGTCAAGCGGCTCGACCGCCTGATCTCCGACATCTCCGACGCCAGCCGCCTCGATGCCGAGCTGCAGCGCCAGGATGCGATCCCGGTCGATCTGCGCCGCCTGCTGACGACGCTCGTCTCCGTCGCAAACGAGACAAAACTCGGCCACGACGTCGCGGTCGAGATGCGGTTCGAGGGCCGCGGCCCGACCGACACCTTTGCCGTGACCGGCCACGATTCGCGGCTTGGGCAGGTGGTCTCCAACCTGCTCTCGAACGCGCAGTCGTTCTCGGAAGCCGGCAGCAAGGTGCGCCTCACCTGCCGCCGCGTGCGCGGAGAGATCGAGATCGTGGTCGACGACGATGGCCCCGGCATCCGCGACGACGCGCTGGAGCGCATCTTCGAGCGCTTCTACACCGACCGTCCGCACCAGGGCTTTGGCCAGAACTCCGGCCTCGGCCTGTCGATCTCCAAGCAGATCGTCGATGCCCATGGCGGACGCATCTGGGCCGAGAACCGCGCTGGCCCGCCGGACGAGGACGGCGCGCCGACGGTTGCCGGCGCGCGCTTCGTGGTGAGGCTGCCGGCGCTATGA
- a CDS encoding HugZ family protein, which produces MQPTPDFDPGRLAKSLLRRSRQGALATLMAGSGDPYCSLVNLASHPDGSPILLISGLAVHTRNLLADHRVSLMLDERAAGDPLEGARIMLSGRAEQAGADKELLQRRYLNAHPSAEAFVSFKDFSFFRIRPTGTHLVAGFGRIVDLEPEQFLTDLTGAEDLLAAEEGAVEHMNADHRDAMGLYATKLLGAPAGDWRCTGCDPEGLDMQDGQTVLRLDFPERVSDGTALRKMLVRLAGEARKKVD; this is translated from the coding sequence ATGCAACCGACTCCCGACTTCGACCCCGGAAGGCTCGCCAAATCGCTGCTGCGGCGGTCGCGCCAGGGTGCGCTGGCAACGCTGATGGCCGGCAGCGGCGACCCCTATTGTTCCCTGGTCAATCTGGCCAGCCATCCCGATGGCTCGCCGATCCTGCTGATCTCCGGTTTGGCCGTGCATACGAGGAATCTCCTCGCCGATCACCGGGTCTCGCTGATGCTCGACGAGCGCGCCGCCGGCGATCCGCTTGAGGGCGCCCGGATCATGCTGTCCGGCCGTGCCGAGCAGGCCGGTGCCGATAAGGAACTCCTCCAGCGACGGTACCTCAATGCCCATCCGTCGGCGGAAGCTTTTGTGTCATTTAAGGATTTTTCATTCTTCCGGATCCGCCCGACGGGAACCCATCTGGTTGCCGGTTTCGGCCGGATTGTTGACCTCGAGCCCGAGCAGTTCCTCACCGACCTCACCGGCGCAGAGGACCTGCTGGCGGCTGAGGAGGGAGCCGTGGAGCACATGAACGCCGACCATCGCGATGCCATGGGCCTCTATGCAACAAAGCTCCTCGGCGCTCCCGCCGGTGACTGGCGCTGCACCGGCTGCGACCCCGAGGGTCTCGACATGCAGGATGGCCAGACCGTGCTGCGGCTGGATTTTCCGGAGCGCGTGAGCGACGGCACGGCACTGCGTAAGATGCTGGTCCGCCTCGCTGGCGAGGCGCGGAAAAAGGTGGACTGA
- a CDS encoding HPr kinase/phosphorylase gives MSDGDASVHASAVKVGQQAVLIRGPSGSGKSRLAFELIMAGRSGVVEPAVLVGDDRVHLATVGDEIEVRPSRILVGLIEIRGLGIRRCDFVEHATVGLVVDLDATDAERLPAAESLKTRILGVEIPRIPVGGDYSPLPLVVAALTTTKS, from the coding sequence ATGAGCGATGGCGACGCAAGCGTTCACGCCTCCGCAGTCAAGGTCGGACAGCAGGCGGTGCTGATCCGCGGACCCTCGGGCTCCGGGAAGTCGCGCCTTGCTTTCGAGCTGATTATGGCGGGGCGATCAGGCGTGGTCGAACCGGCCGTTCTGGTCGGGGATGACCGTGTCCATCTGGCGACAGTCGGCGATGAAATTGAGGTCCGCCCGAGCAGGATACTGGTCGGCCTGATCGAAATCCGGGGCCTCGGAATCCGCCGCTGCGACTTCGTGGAGCATGCGACCGTCGGCCTCGTGGTCGATCTGGACGCCACGGACGCCGAACGCCTGCCTGCGGCCGAATCCCTGAAAACACGCATTTTAGGTGTCGAAATACCGCGAATCCCGGTTGGCGGCGACTATTCGCCCCTCCCTTTGGTTGTCGCAGCCTTGACCACTACCAAGAGTTAA
- a CDS encoding response regulator transcription factor — protein MPTIALVDDDRNILTSVSIALEAEGYRIMTYTDGASALDGFRTTQPDLAILDIKMPRMDGMETLRRLRQKSDLPVIFLTSKDEEIDELFGLKMGADDFIRKPFSQRLLVERVKAVLRRSAPKDPTVAPKENDAKALDRGLLRMDPERHTCTWKNEPVTLTVTEFLILQALATRPGVVKSRNALMDAAYDDQVYVDDRTIDSHIKRLRKKFKVVDNEFEMIETLYGVGYRFKEA, from the coding sequence ATGCCCACAATCGCTTTGGTCGACGACGACCGCAACATTCTCACATCCGTCTCGATCGCGCTGGAAGCCGAAGGCTACCGCATCATGACCTACACCGACGGCGCCTCCGCGCTTGACGGTTTCCGCACCACGCAACCCGATCTTGCCATCCTCGATATCAAGATGCCGCGCATGGACGGCATGGAGACGCTGCGCCGCCTGCGGCAGAAGTCCGACCTGCCGGTGATCTTCCTCACCTCCAAGGACGAAGAGATCGACGAACTGTTCGGTCTCAAGATGGGCGCCGACGATTTCATCCGCAAACCGTTCTCGCAGCGTCTGCTGGTCGAGCGCGTCAAGGCCGTGCTGCGCCGCTCGGCGCCGAAGGACCCGACCGTCGCGCCGAAGGAGAACGACGCCAAGGCGCTCGACCGCGGCCTTTTGCGCATGGATCCGGAACGCCATACCTGCACCTGGAAGAACGAGCCGGTGACGCTGACCGTTACCGAATTCCTGATCCTCCAGGCGCTCGCGACCCGGCCCGGCGTGGTCAAGAGCCGTAACGCGCTGATGGATGCCGCCTATGACGACCAGGTCTATGTCGACGACCGCACCATCGACAGCCACATCAAGCGGCTGCGCAAGAAGTTCAAGGTCGTCGACAACGAGTTCGAGATGATCGAGACGCTCTACGGCGTCGGCTACCGTTTCAAGGAAGCCTGA
- a CDS encoding HPr family phosphocarrier protein, which yields MSEEAPQAGTGVPAGAISKELLIINKRGLHARASAKFVQAVERFDAQVWVTRGGETVGGTSIMGLMMLAAGPGTTITVAAAGTEAEAALAAITELVESKFNEEGT from the coding sequence ATGAGCGAGGAGGCGCCGCAAGCCGGGACGGGCGTGCCCGCGGGCGCGATCTCCAAGGAGCTTCTGATCATCAACAAGCGCGGGCTGCACGCGCGCGCCTCGGCGAAATTCGTCCAGGCGGTCGAGCGCTTCGACGCGCAGGTGTGGGTGACGCGCGGCGGCGAGACCGTCGGCGGCACCTCGATCATGGGCCTGATGATGCTCGCGGCAGGACCTGGCACGACGATCACGGTGGCCGCAGCCGGCACCGAGGCGGAAGCCGCGCTCGCGGCGATCACGGAGCTCGTTGAAAGCAAATTCAACGAGGAAGGGACCTGA
- a CDS encoding PTS sugar transporter subunit IIA, producing MIGLVLVTHGRLADEFKAALEHVMGPQKQIEAITIGAEDDSDLCRSDIIEAVNRVDSGDGVAILTDMFGGTPSNLAISCMSRPKVEVLAGINLPMLVKLAKVREERSLPDAIAMAQEAGRKYVTIASRVLAGK from the coding sequence ATGATTGGTCTAGTACTTGTGACCCACGGGCGCCTTGCCGACGAATTCAAGGCAGCGCTTGAGCATGTCATGGGCCCACAAAAGCAAATCGAAGCGATCACGATCGGCGCCGAAGATGATTCCGATCTCTGCCGAAGCGACATCATCGAGGCGGTTAACCGCGTCGATTCCGGCGACGGCGTTGCGATCCTCACCGACATGTTCGGCGGCACGCCGTCCAACCTTGCGATTTCCTGCATGAGCCGGCCCAAGGTCGAGGTGCTCGCGGGCATCAACCTTCCCATGTTGGTGAAGCTTGCCAAGGTGCGCGAGGAGCGTTCGCTGCCCGACGCGATCGCGATGGCCCAGGAAGCGGGCCGCAAATACGTCACCATCGCCAGCCGCGTGCTCGCCGGCAAATGA
- a CDS encoding glycogen/starch/alpha-glucan phosphorylase — protein sequence MQDSSFQPGFPAPGQPIDELALTEIKGAILAKLRLAIGKDAGMATKHDWYQAAALALRDRIVHRWLSAEKRSYDAGRKRVYYLSLEFLIGRLFTDALNNMGLLKIFEVALGDLGVSLPDLRKCEPDAALGNGGLGRLAACFMESMATLSIPAIGYGIRYDYGLFRQIINQGWQQEYPDEWLGFGNPWELQRPEVIYDINFGGVVEHVDDKGRDRAIWHPSETVQAIAYDTPIVGWRGQHVNALRLWSARSPDPLKLDAFNKGDYVSASAEQSRAEAICKFLYPNDESPAGRELRLRQEYFFVSASLQDLVKRHLASDGQLRSLSSKVAVQLNDTHPSLAVTELMRILVDLHNFRWDEAWKITVATLSYTNHTLLPEALETWPVELFERLLPRHLEIIYRINVQHLALAEARAPGDIDFRASVSLIDEKSGRRVRMGQLAFVGSHRINGVSAMHSDLMRETVFHDLNHLYPGRITNKTNGITFRRWLMLANPKLTELLRETCGEAVLDDPTQLSLIEARASDVEFQKKFRAVKHHNKTALARLIGERLGIMVDPGALFDVQIKRIHEYKRQLLNIIETVALYQAIKDDPSGNWVPRVKIFAGKAAASYRYAKLIIKLINDVAEVVNNDPAIGGKLKVAFLPDYNVSLAEVIIPAADLSEQISTAGMEASGTGNMKLALNGAITIGTLDGANIEIRDQVGAENIAIFGMEAGDVMIRRKQGLDASDVIRNSPKLQRAINAIGSGEFSPGDPGRFESIAHALRYLDHYMVSADFDSYYEAQRAVDARWLVAPAWTRASILNVARMAWFSSDRTIREYAEEIWNVPVNPITPPFQEAEDQRGATA from the coding sequence TTGCAAGATTCATCGTTCCAGCCCGGTTTTCCCGCGCCCGGGCAGCCCATCGACGAACTCGCGCTGACCGAGATCAAGGGCGCGATCCTGGCGAAGCTGCGCCTTGCCATCGGCAAGGATGCCGGCATGGCGACGAAGCACGACTGGTACCAGGCCGCGGCGCTGGCGCTGCGCGACCGCATCGTGCATCGCTGGCTCAGCGCTGAGAAGCGCAGCTACGATGCGGGACGCAAGCGCGTCTATTATCTCTCGCTCGAATTTCTGATCGGCCGTCTCTTCACCGACGCGCTCAACAATATGGGGCTCCTCAAGATCTTCGAGGTCGCGCTCGGCGATCTCGGCGTGTCGCTGCCGGACTTACGCAAATGCGAGCCGGATGCAGCGCTCGGCAATGGCGGCCTCGGCCGGCTCGCTGCCTGCTTCATGGAAAGCATGGCGACACTGTCGATCCCCGCGATCGGCTACGGCATCCGCTACGACTACGGCCTGTTCCGCCAGATCATCAATCAGGGTTGGCAGCAGGAATATCCGGACGAATGGCTCGGCTTCGGCAATCCCTGGGAATTGCAGCGGCCCGAGGTGATCTACGATATCAATTTCGGCGGCGTCGTCGAGCATGTCGACGACAAGGGCCGCGACCGCGCGATCTGGCATCCGTCCGAGACCGTGCAGGCGATCGCCTATGACACGCCGATCGTCGGCTGGCGCGGCCAGCACGTCAACGCGCTGCGGCTGTGGTCGGCGCGCTCGCCCGATCCGCTCAAGCTCGATGCCTTCAACAAGGGCGACTATGTCAGCGCCAGCGCCGAGCAATCGCGCGCCGAAGCGATCTGCAAATTCCTCTATCCCAACGACGAGAGCCCGGCGGGCCGCGAGCTGCGGCTGCGGCAGGAATATTTCTTCGTCTCGGCCTCGCTCCAGGATCTCGTCAAGCGCCATCTCGCCTCCGACGGCCAGCTCCGCAGCCTGTCGAGCAAGGTCGCGGTTCAGCTCAACGACACCCATCCGAGCCTCGCCGTCACCGAGCTGATGCGCATCCTGGTCGACCTGCACAATTTCCGCTGGGACGAGGCCTGGAAGATCACGGTCGCCACCCTCTCCTACACCAACCACACGCTGCTGCCCGAGGCGCTCGAGACCTGGCCGGTCGAGCTGTTCGAGCGGCTGCTGCCGCGGCATCTCGAGATCATCTACCGCATCAACGTCCAGCATCTGGCGCTCGCCGAAGCGCGCGCGCCGGGCGACATCGATTTCCGCGCCTCGGTCTCGCTGATCGACGAGAAGAGCGGCCGCCGCGTCCGCATGGGCCAGCTCGCCTTCGTCGGCTCGCACCGCATCAACGGCGTCTCGGCCATGCATTCCGACCTGATGCGCGAGACAGTGTTCCACGATCTCAACCATCTCTATCCCGGCCGCATCACCAACAAGACCAACGGCATCACCTTCCGCCGCTGGCTGATGCTGGCGAACCCGAAGCTGACCGAGCTCTTGCGTGAGACCTGCGGCGAGGCCGTGCTCGACGATCCGACCCAGCTCTCGCTGATCGAGGCGCGCGCCAGCGACGTCGAGTTCCAGAAGAAATTCCGTGCCGTCAAGCATCACAACAAGACGGCGCTGGCGCGCCTGATCGGCGAGCGGCTCGGCATCATGGTCGATCCCGGCGCGCTGTTCGACGTGCAGATCAAGCGCATCCACGAATACAAGCGCCAGCTGCTCAACATCATCGAGACGGTCGCGCTGTACCAGGCGATCAAGGACGATCCGAGCGGCAATTGGGTGCCGCGGGTGAAAATCTTCGCCGGCAAGGCGGCGGCAAGCTATCGCTACGCCAAGCTGATCATCAAGCTGATCAACGACGTCGCCGAAGTCGTCAACAACGATCCCGCGATCGGCGGCAAGCTCAAGGTCGCGTTCCTGCCCGACTACAATGTCAGCCTCGCCGAAGTGATCATTCCCGCGGCCGACCTCTCCGAGCAGATCTCGACCGCGGGCATGGAAGCCTCCGGCACCGGCAACATGAAGCTGGCGCTCAACGGCGCCATCACCATCGGCACGCTCGACGGCGCCAATATTGAGATCCGCGACCAGGTCGGTGCGGAGAACATCGCGATCTTCGGCATGGAGGCCGGCGACGTGATGATCCGCCGCAAGCAGGGGCTGGATGCCTCCGACGTGATCCGCAACTCGCCGAAGCTGCAGCGCGCCATCAACGCGATCGGTAGCGGCGAGTTCTCGCCCGGCGATCCCGGCCGCTTCGAATCCATCGCGCATGCGCTGCGCTATCTCGACCATTACATGGTCAGCGCCGATTTCGATTCCTATTACGAGGCGCAGCGCGCGGTCGATGCGCGCTGGCTGGTGGCGCCGGCCTGGACCCGCGCCTCCATCCTCAACGTCGCGCGCATGGCGTGGTTCTCGTCCGACCGCACCATTCGCGAATACGCCGAGGAGATCTGGAACGTGCCGGTGAACCCGATCACGCCGCCGTTCCAGGAAGCGGAGGACCAGCGCGGCGCCACGGCTTGA
- a CDS encoding acyl-CoA thioesterase has protein sequence MHAKLPHPFDDATRITAGDSRWQGHTSDDYWAFVGPFGGATAATILRALIEHPERAGDPLALTVNYCAPIAKGPFDLDIRLVKANRSSQHWSVELSQGGGEVATLATAVFAERRPSWEHRVAQYPDAKPFEQTLPYPKLAASWANQYDFRFVEGEMRLGPPQAEFASTYSKLWISDRIPRKLDMLSLMSMSDAFFGRIFHARRELVPFGTVSLTTYFHTDSEELAAEDITRVLATADSKIMHKSYADQNAELWSPNGRLLATTTQIAYFKA, from the coding sequence ATGCACGCCAAGCTCCCGCACCCCTTCGACGATGCCACCCGCATCACCGCCGGCGACTCGCGCTGGCAGGGGCACACCAGCGACGATTACTGGGCCTTTGTCGGCCCGTTCGGCGGCGCCACGGCCGCGACCATCTTGCGCGCGCTGATCGAGCATCCAGAGCGCGCCGGCGATCCGCTGGCGCTGACCGTCAATTACTGCGCGCCGATCGCAAAGGGGCCGTTCGATCTCGACATCAGGCTGGTGAAGGCCAACCGCTCCAGCCAGCACTGGAGCGTCGAACTGTCGCAGGGCGGCGGCGAGGTCGCAACACTCGCCACCGCCGTGTTCGCCGAGCGCCGGCCGTCCTGGGAGCACAGGGTCGCGCAATATCCGGATGCGAAGCCGTTCGAACAGACGCTGCCGTACCCCAAGCTCGCGGCCTCCTGGGCCAATCAGTACGATTTCCGCTTCGTCGAGGGCGAGATGCGGCTCGGCCCGCCGCAGGCGGAGTTCGCCAGCACGTACTCGAAGCTCTGGATCAGCGACCGCATTCCGCGCAAGCTCGACATGCTGTCGCTGATGTCGATGTCGGATGCGTTCTTCGGCCGCATCTTCCACGCGCGGCGCGAGCTGGTGCCGTTCGGCACGGTGTCCCTGACGACGTATTTCCACACCGACAGCGAGGAGCTTGCGGCCGAGGACATCACCCGCGTGCTCGCGACGGCCGATTCCAAGATCATGCACAAGAGCTACGCCGACCAGAACGCCGAGCTGTGGTCGCCGAACGGCAGGCTGCTCGCGACGACCACGCAGATCGCGTATTTCAAGGCGTGA